Proteins found in one Lawsonibacter asaccharolyticus genomic segment:
- a CDS encoding Na+/H+ antiporter yields MKKDILELARDELLKLDQTVRDCSDRLMELTPLDLETARLRAAIMEATAKIRAVLDAK; encoded by the coding sequence ATGAAGAAGGATATTCTTGAATTGGCTCGGGATGAGCTGCTGAAGCTGGATCAGACAGTTCGAGATTGCAGCGACCGTCTTATGGAGCTGACGCCGCTTGACCTGGAGACTGCCCGTCTGCGGGCGGCCATTATGGAGGCCACCGCCAAGATTCGGGCAGTGCTCGACGCCAAGTAA
- a CDS encoding CRISPR-associated protein cas8c/csd1: MGLFEKAIETYDAHASLVGKVVEGHLMLAPISHIVARADLEVTLDAAGKFISARKVGKNESKIPIPVTEQSTARSGKHPPAHPLCDQLSYLAAYDKARHENYVTQLAEWTASAHSHPMLQPILTYVRSETILADLLDSGLIELDGSGIPKNEKLMVCWRVKGFGTPDDGCWQQSSLVQAFQEWYAEKQSGRLPALCMITGAYDIPVPPGQQPKSLHPGNGNAKLISSNDDAGFTYRGRFTEPDQAVTVSYVASQKAHNALRWLIAEQGVRAAYGTRIFLCWNPGGIGVLRVTDPLTGIYGEVVLRPSDYRWELQRTLEGWRSLLPERDGQVVVAALDLTSANTGRLSVTYYNELMGSDFLQRLHDWDQYCCWYFGWDKYLSNAGIRSPKLEQIVTYAYGNPRREKGTIRMDVEDRVLGQQMQRLVACRVDQGHMPLDIVRALVQKASSPQCFSDPKTQNRLWEDILATACAVIQKYRHDIYKEKCLMDLNYEKMDRDALYGCLLALLEKAERDTYKEKETREPNAIRYMSAFCRRPLTVSAQIFEKLNVAYLPKLTPGLRQFYRRKIEDVMSKIQQWNEENGVPESQWNAQLGGMYLVGYSLQRKDLYTKKEKANKNEEEMKNEHSAA; this comes from the coding sequence GTGGGGTTGTTTGAAAAGGCGATTGAAACCTATGACGCTCATGCGTCACTGGTTGGCAAAGTTGTTGAAGGCCATTTGATGTTGGCGCCGATTTCTCATATCGTGGCACGAGCTGATTTAGAGGTCACCCTGGATGCTGCAGGAAAGTTTATTTCTGCCAGAAAGGTGGGTAAGAACGAATCTAAAATTCCCATCCCAGTTACAGAGCAATCGACGGCTCGATCTGGGAAACACCCGCCAGCACATCCGCTGTGCGATCAGCTTAGTTACCTTGCTGCTTACGATAAAGCCCGACATGAGAACTATGTCACACAGCTCGCAGAGTGGACTGCCTCTGCCCACAGTCATCCGATGTTGCAACCAATTTTGACATATGTAAGGAGCGAAACGATCCTCGCTGATCTATTGGACAGTGGGCTCATTGAATTGGATGGGAGCGGCATTCCAAAAAACGAGAAGTTGATGGTTTGCTGGAGGGTGAAAGGATTTGGAACGCCTGATGATGGATGTTGGCAGCAATCCTCTTTGGTTCAAGCCTTCCAGGAGTGGTATGCAGAAAAACAATCTGGTCGCCTTCCTGCGCTGTGTATGATTACCGGTGCCTATGACATCCCAGTTCCTCCAGGCCAGCAGCCCAAATCCCTTCATCCTGGAAACGGAAATGCCAAGCTGATCTCGTCCAACGATGATGCTGGATTTACCTATCGAGGCCGGTTTACTGAACCCGACCAGGCTGTTACGGTCAGTTATGTGGCTTCTCAAAAAGCCCACAATGCACTGCGTTGGTTGATTGCTGAGCAGGGCGTTCGGGCCGCCTATGGTACCCGAATCTTTCTCTGCTGGAACCCTGGTGGAATTGGAGTCCTGCGAGTAACAGATCCGCTTACTGGTATTTATGGAGAGGTTGTTCTCCGACCAAGTGATTATCGATGGGAGCTGCAGCGCACTCTGGAAGGTTGGCGCAGCCTCCTCCCGGAGCGGGACGGGCAGGTCGTTGTTGCGGCTCTTGATCTCACTTCTGCCAACACAGGGAGACTGTCTGTTACTTACTACAATGAGCTGATGGGGAGCGACTTCCTTCAGCGGCTTCACGATTGGGATCAATACTGCTGCTGGTACTTTGGCTGGGACAAATACCTTTCCAACGCTGGCATCCGCTCTCCCAAGCTGGAGCAAATCGTGACCTATGCATATGGGAATCCGCGGCGTGAGAAAGGTACCATTCGGATGGATGTGGAAGACAGAGTGCTGGGGCAGCAAATGCAGCGCCTTGTGGCTTGCAGGGTTGATCAGGGACATATGCCTTTGGATATTGTCCGGGCGCTGGTTCAGAAGGCATCTTCGCCCCAGTGTTTCAGCGATCCTAAAACCCAGAATCGGTTGTGGGAAGATATTCTCGCAACAGCATGTGCTGTTATTCAAAAGTACCGCCATGATATTTACAAGGAGAAGTGCCTGATGGATTTGAACTATGAGAAAATGGATCGAGACGCCTTGTATGGCTGCCTTCTGGCTCTTCTGGAAAAGGCAGAGCGAGATACATACAAGGAAAAGGAAACTCGTGAACCCAATGCAATCCGGTATATGTCCGCATTCTGCCGCCGGCCGCTGACAGTTTCCGCTCAGATTTTTGAGAAGTTGAATGTGGCTTATCTTCCCAAACTGACCCCCGGCCTGCGTCAGTTTTATCGCCGTAAGATTGAGGATGTCATGTCCAAGATTCAGCAGTGGAATGAGGAGAATGGTGTTCCGGAAAGTCAGTGGAACGCCCAGCTTGGTGGGATGTATCTGGTTGGATACAGCCTTCAGCGCAAGGATCTATATACCAAAAAGGAAAAGGCCAATAAAAATGAGGAGGAAATGAAAAATGAGCATTCTGCAGCATAA
- a CDS encoding CRISPR-associated protein cas5 — protein MQELKHPNQIEFQVTGDYAMFSDPVTRMGGEKCSYQVPTYEAIKGIMASILWKPTLILYPDAVRIMEPIQTEAKGMRPLVYQPKKKGVISDLSYYTYLKRVRYQVRGHFEWNYNRPEMANDRNARKYREFFQRMIEKGGRRDIFLGTRECQGYVEPCVFGDGVGAYDNIPELSFGLMLHGMTYPDEAYSKGSQGMLTSNFWYPVMRNGIITFPRPEDCPFHKPVRKMTMKTFSVPEKHQEVI, from the coding sequence ATGCAGGAATTAAAACATCCTAATCAGATAGAATTTCAGGTGACTGGCGATTACGCGATGTTCAGCGACCCCGTTACCCGAATGGGTGGAGAAAAATGCTCTTATCAGGTGCCTACATATGAGGCTATCAAAGGTATTATGGCATCTATTCTATGGAAGCCAACACTGATCCTATATCCGGATGCCGTTCGCATTATGGAACCGATCCAGACAGAAGCTAAGGGTATGCGGCCGTTGGTCTATCAGCCCAAAAAGAAAGGTGTAATCAGTGATCTTTCCTACTACACCTACCTTAAACGCGTCCGCTACCAGGTGCGAGGCCATTTTGAGTGGAATTATAACCGTCCTGAGATGGCCAACGATCGAAATGCAAGGAAATATAGAGAGTTTTTCCAGCGCATGATCGAAAAAGGCGGCCGGCGGGATATTTTTCTGGGAACCCGTGAGTGCCAGGGATATGTGGAGCCCTGTGTTTTCGGGGATGGGGTCGGTGCGTATGACAACATCCCGGAGTTGAGCTTTGGGCTGATGCTTCATGGTATGACATACCCAGATGAGGCCTACTCTAAGGGAAGCCAAGGTATGCTGACCTCAAATTTTTGGTACCCAGTCATGCGGAACGGTATTATCACTTTCCCGCGCCCGGAAGATTGCCCGTTCCATAAACCGGTGCGCAAAATGACAATGAAAACCTTCAGTGTGCCGGAGAAACACCAGGAGGTGATTTAG
- a CDS encoding restriction endonuclease — protein sequence MVQNNGLEFEYLVQAFFEERGVSVFETPGSNDYGADLVLYRNGKIAVIQCKCHSSPVGIHAVQEVTGAIKHYGADAGIVISNQPFTRQAVALAHSNHVLLIDGCMLQATMAGVSDEILFVDEFLAGLQKYSPVRQPVQPAVVCQVRRVKRPARVKLRRI from the coding sequence ATGGTTCAAAACAACGGCCTGGAATTCGAGTATCTCGTCCAGGCTTTTTTCGAAGAACGAGGCGTTTCGGTATTCGAGACGCCTGGATCCAACGACTACGGTGCCGATCTGGTACTGTACCGCAACGGCAAGATCGCCGTGATCCAATGCAAATGCCATTCGTCTCCGGTTGGTATCCATGCTGTGCAGGAGGTGACCGGGGCAATTAAGCACTACGGGGCTGATGCCGGTATTGTTATCAGCAATCAGCCGTTCACCCGCCAGGCGGTCGCCCTGGCTCACTCCAATCATGTACTCCTGATCGATGGATGCATGCTGCAGGCGACGATGGCCGGCGTTTCGGACGAGATATTGTTCGTGGACGAGTTTTTGGCGGGGCTGCAAAAGTACAGCCCTGTGCGGCAGCCGGTCCAGCCGGCAGTTGTCTGTCAAGTGCGGCGGGTGAAGCGGCCGGCGCGGGTGAAGCTGCGGAGAATCTAA
- a CDS encoding DNA polymerase III PolC has product MATKIGAPKNEFPIKSAESMLPVIAGNTVFVVADTETTGFGAYDDILEIGAVKIDVETHKVIQSFSTYCRMKNHQKVPQKIVDLTGIHTEDVAEAPKIETVLPAFRQFVDGCPIVFHNAAFDWRMLGNKYKLLGTRLNNDVICTMKLFKYLHPEAEASNLDFITKFYGTPIVGHHRAVVDCKWTAAAFCKMRDEVLATGVMPVMNLDMLAGQQSMPAMTMAELNAQCRILRVNSWKKGKVQRIYCTTNLADVCYDLGEHVWNVVRKRTDRDLDINVVSKFILGYLGCSLIEFQEKYAPSA; this is encoded by the coding sequence ATGGCGACAAAAATTGGAGCGCCCAAGAATGAGTTCCCCATCAAATCGGCCGAGAGCATGCTGCCGGTCATTGCCGGCAACACAGTCTTCGTTGTAGCAGATACTGAGACAACTGGCTTTGGCGCCTATGACGACATCCTGGAGATTGGTGCAGTCAAAATAGATGTGGAGACACACAAGGTCATCCAGTCCTTCAGTACTTACTGCCGTATGAAAAACCATCAGAAGGTTCCACAGAAGATTGTTGACCTCACAGGCATCCATACCGAGGATGTGGCTGAGGCCCCCAAGATCGAGACGGTCCTACCGGCATTCCGCCAATTTGTAGATGGCTGCCCAATCGTCTTTCATAATGCGGCCTTCGACTGGCGCATGCTGGGCAACAAGTACAAGCTGCTGGGTACCAGGCTGAACAACGATGTCATCTGCACGATGAAGCTGTTCAAGTACCTGCATCCGGAGGCTGAAGCCAGTAACCTGGACTTTATCACCAAGTTCTACGGAACTCCCATCGTCGGCCACCACCGGGCCGTTGTCGACTGCAAGTGGACGGCCGCGGCCTTCTGCAAGATGCGGGATGAAGTCCTGGCGACCGGTGTCATGCCGGTCATGAACCTGGACATGCTGGCTGGCCAGCAGTCTATGCCGGCAATGACCATGGCAGAACTGAATGCCCAGTGCCGAATCCTGCGGGTCAACAGCTGGAAGAAAGGCAAGGTCCAGCGTATTTATTGCACGACCAACCTGGCCGATGTCTGTTATGACCTGGGCGAACATGTCTGGAATGTAGTCCGCAAGCGGACAGACCGGGATCTGGATATCAATGTTGTATCAAAATTCATCCTGGGCTATCTGGGCTGCAGTCTAATCGAATTCCAGGAGAAATACGCACCGTCCGCCTGA
- a CDS encoding gamma-glutamyltransferase, with the protein MPHLYGRVKVTVTGLAEDWEASLADLKTIHLDKVCEPYVEKFGVRGIRQVVLRRQNIP; encoded by the coding sequence ATGCCTCATCTGTACGGACGAGTTAAAGTCACTGTCACCGGCCTTGCCGAAGACTGGGAAGCGTCCCTGGCGGATCTCAAGACCATCCATCTGGACAAGGTCTGCGAGCCCTATGTGGAGAAGTTCGGGGTTCGGGGTATTCGACAAGTCGTGTTGAGGCGGCAAAACATCCCTTAG